From Malaya genurostris strain Urasoe2022 chromosome 2, Malgen_1.1, whole genome shotgun sequence:
TGTCAAATTAATCTCATATAACTAATACGATAAATCAAATATTCATTTCGTCAATTGTTTATTCAGCAATTGTAAATCCATTTCAATAAACAATAGCCTTTTGAACTGCCAGTGGGGCCACGTACGACGGTTCCGGAACAACGGCGATCTGTTTCTGCACGGGAATCACCGACTTAACCACGTTCTGGTGTCCCCATCCGTAAGCTCCTGCTCCGTAGTTTTCCCAAGGCAGTCCCCAGGAGTTAATCTTAGCCGGAATAACGGTTTTCACAGGTCCCTGTTGATGACCCCAACCGTATGCTCCACTTCCATAGGATCCCAATGGAAGGCCCCACGAGTTAGCACCATCGTAATAACCATTCCATCCTTTCTGTAGGGGAGCTGCTTGTAGAATGGAGGGCCAGGATTTACCGTAAGGATAGGCAGCTATCGCACAATGATCATTCCATCCGTTCCAGGAATTCCACCCCGCCGATTGAGATGGCCAAACATTTGGAACATAAGATCCTTGAGCAGCTAAGGCCAAGGTGACAACCAGGAAAGTGATGAATACCTGTCGAAAATTAACGAATATTTTATCTACTTGACACCAAAATTGATACCAATCAGAGCACCTTCATATCTATTGTTTCGATGTTTGTGAAGAACTGTGGAAAACATTTCTGATGAATGTCCTTTATATACCTATTATCATTTCCGGTATGAGTAATTGACACACATTTAATTGTTGTCGGTTCTTTTGATTCCTGCTTCATTTTTTTGTCTACTTCACTTTTTCGTACA
This genomic window contains:
- the LOC131428022 gene encoding uncharacterized protein LOC131428022 — protein: MKVFITFLVVTLALAAQGSYVPNVWPSQSAGWNSWNGWNDHCAIAAYPYGKSWPSILQAAPLQKGWNGYYDGANSWGLPLGSYGSGAYGWGHQQGPVKTVIPAKINSWGLPWENYGAGAYGWGHQNVVKSVIPVQKQIAVVPEPSYVAPLAVQKAIVY